From a region of the Candidatus Azobacteroides pseudotrichonymphae genomovar. CFP2 genome:
- a CDS encoding glutamate synthase subunit beta, giving the protein MGNSRAFLTINRKEAGYRPILERINDFGEVEQTLNSEDRVLQASRCMECGVPFCHWACPIGNSVPEWQDLLYKGRWQEAYNVLISTDSFPEFTGRICPALCEKSCVLNLENQPLTIRENEVAIVEYAFSEGYVVPRVPLYRSGKRVAIIGSGPAGLAVADMLNQKGHMVVVYEKDEYVGGLLRLGIPDFKLNKEIVERRLNILKMEGIEFKTRVEVGKDILVNKLLSEYDAICLAVGSGVPRDLPIKGRNLKGIHFALDFLKQQNRVVSGQIISSAEHISAKGKNVLVIGGGDTGSDCVGTSVRQKAAKVTQIEILPMPPEGVNAETPWPTYPNILKISSSHEEGCERRWSLVSKQFLGEEDKVTGVKVVEVEWIKNSKGCLTMKETGKVEIISAELVLLSMGFTQPVHEGLLDDLGVRYDIKGNVEAIKPSESSVRKVFVAGDVTSGASLVVRAIDSGRKAAEAINIFLR; this is encoded by the coding sequence ATGGGTAACTCAAGGGCATTTTTGACAATAAATAGGAAAGAGGCTGGTTATCGACCAATACTAGAACGGATTAATGATTTTGGGGAGGTTGAGCAAACACTTAATAGTGAAGATAGGGTATTGCAAGCTTCTCGTTGTATGGAGTGTGGTGTGCCGTTCTGTCATTGGGCATGTCCAATTGGGAATTCGGTTCCAGAATGGCAGGATTTGTTATATAAAGGTAGGTGGCAAGAAGCGTACAATGTACTTATTTCTACGGATAGTTTTCCGGAATTTACAGGACGTATTTGTCCTGCGTTGTGTGAAAAGAGTTGTGTGTTGAATTTGGAAAATCAGCCATTAACTATTCGAGAGAATGAAGTTGCTATAGTTGAATATGCTTTTTCGGAAGGATATGTAGTTCCAAGAGTTCCATTATATCGTAGTGGTAAGAGGGTAGCTATTATTGGTTCTGGTCCAGCAGGATTGGCTGTGGCTGATATGTTAAATCAGAAAGGGCATATGGTTGTTGTTTATGAAAAAGATGAGTATGTGGGGGGATTATTGCGTTTGGGTATTCCTGATTTCAAATTGAATAAAGAAATTGTTGAACGGCGTTTGAATATTTTAAAAATGGAGGGGATTGAATTTAAAACACGGGTAGAGGTAGGAAAGGATATTTTGGTGAATAAATTATTATCTGAATATGACGCTATATGTTTGGCTGTGGGATCGGGAGTGCCTCGTGATTTGCCTATTAAGGGAAGAAATTTGAAAGGTATTCATTTTGCTTTAGATTTTTTGAAACAACAAAATCGTGTTGTAAGTGGACAAATAATTTCTTCTGCTGAACATATTTCAGCTAAGGGGAAAAATGTATTAGTTATTGGGGGTGGAGATACAGGTTCAGATTGTGTGGGGACATCTGTTCGTCAAAAGGCAGCAAAGGTTACGCAAATAGAAATTTTACCAATGCCCCCTGAAGGTGTTAATGCGGAAACACCTTGGCCTACTTATCCGAATATTTTGAAAATATCTAGTTCTCATGAGGAAGGCTGTGAACGTCGGTGGTCGTTGGTATCTAAACAATTTCTTGGCGAAGAAGACAAAGTCACAGGAGTGAAAGTTGTTGAAGTAGAGTGGATAAAAAATTCTAAAGGGTGTTTAACTATGAAAGAAACAGGTAAAGTAGAGATTATATCTGCTGAATTGGTGTTGTTGTCTATGGGTTTTACTCAACCTGTCCATGAAGGATTGTTGGATGATTTAGGAGTTAGGTATGACATTAAAGGGAATGTGGAGGCTATTAAGCCTAGTGAATCTTCTGTTCGGAAAGTGTTTGTTGCAGGTGATGTAACGAGTGGTGCGAGTTTGGTAGTACGTGCCATTGATTCTGGAAGGAAAGCCGCTGAGGCAATAAATATCTTTCTAAGATAG
- the asnB gene encoding asparagine synthase B yields the protein MCGIVGVFDLKQPVDKLRPQVLAMAKKVRHRGPDWSGIYCGEKAILAHERLAVVDPQSGRQPLYSPDDKVILAVNGEIYNHYDIRKHQTNYEFKTKSDCEVILSSYKEKGVDFLEDLNGIFAFALYDEENNSYLIARDHIGIVPLYMGWDLHGTFYVASELKALEGYCAKIEIFPPGHYFYSEHGNKRSKFAKWYKRDWMDYESVKCESLLDDRGGDSCLLIDNLRKALEDSVKRQLMTDVPYGVLLSGGLDSSIVSAIAKKYASKRVESGNNNEEAWWPQLHSFAIGLEGSPDLAAAQKVADYIGTIHHEVHFTIQEGLDAVRDVIYHIETYDVTTVRASTPMYLLARVIRSMGIKMVLSGEGADEIFGGYLYFHKAPSARALHEETVRKVDKLHLYDCLRANKSLAAWGVEGRVPFLDKEFIDVAMRLNPENKLSGLKDRVEKWILRKAFENLLPESVAWRQKEQFSDGVGYNWIDKLKEVASSQVTDKQFVHAETRFPINPPMTKEEYYYRTVFEEFFPSESAAKTVPSVPSVACSTPIAIEWDSSFKNIIDPSGRVIKTVHNEAYC from the coding sequence ATGTGTGGGATAGTTGGAGTTTTTGATTTGAAACAGCCTGTGGATAAGTTGCGTCCGCAGGTATTAGCAATGGCTAAAAAAGTTCGACATAGAGGCCCAGATTGGTCGGGAATCTATTGTGGGGAGAAAGCTATTTTAGCACATGAGAGATTGGCAGTTGTAGATCCCCAATCGGGAAGACAGCCTTTATATTCTCCAGATGATAAAGTTATTTTAGCTGTGAATGGAGAAATATATAATCATTATGATATCAGGAAACACCAGACAAATTATGAATTTAAAACAAAATCTGATTGCGAGGTAATACTTAGTTCGTATAAAGAGAAAGGTGTAGATTTTTTGGAAGATTTGAATGGTATTTTTGCTTTTGCTTTGTATGATGAAGAAAATAATTCTTATCTAATTGCTCGCGATCATATTGGGATTGTCCCTTTGTATATGGGGTGGGATCTACATGGCACATTTTATGTAGCTTCTGAATTGAAAGCGTTAGAAGGCTATTGTGCTAAGATAGAAATATTTCCTCCAGGACATTATTTTTATTCAGAACATGGGAATAAACGTTCTAAGTTTGCGAAGTGGTACAAACGAGATTGGATGGATTATGAGAGTGTAAAATGTGAGTCTTTGCTGGATGATAGGGGGGGGGATAGTTGTTTGCTTATTGATAATCTTCGTAAAGCTTTGGAAGATTCTGTAAAACGTCAATTGATGACAGATGTTCCTTATGGCGTTTTGCTTTCGGGTGGTTTGGATTCTTCTATTGTTTCAGCAATAGCGAAGAAGTATGCTTCGAAAAGGGTTGAAAGTGGTAATAATAATGAGGAAGCGTGGTGGCCTCAATTACATTCCTTTGCTATAGGCTTGGAGGGCTCTCCTGATTTGGCTGCAGCTCAAAAAGTGGCTGATTATATCGGAACAATTCATCACGAAGTTCATTTCACTATTCAAGAAGGATTAGATGCTGTGCGTGATGTTATTTATCACATAGAAACATATGACGTTACAACTGTTCGTGCTTCCACTCCTATGTATTTGTTAGCACGAGTTATTCGTTCGATGGGTATAAAAATGGTACTTTCGGGAGAAGGGGCTGATGAGATATTTGGAGGATATCTTTATTTTCATAAAGCACCAAGCGCAAGGGCTTTACATGAAGAAACTGTTCGTAAGGTGGATAAATTGCATTTATATGATTGTTTACGTGCCAACAAATCGTTAGCAGCTTGGGGTGTGGAAGGGCGTGTCCCTTTTCTTGACAAAGAATTTATAGATGTAGCTATGCGATTGAACCCTGAAAATAAATTGAGTGGATTGAAAGACAGAGTAGAAAAATGGATTCTTCGTAAGGCTTTTGAAAATTTATTACCAGAGAGTGTTGCATGGCGACAAAAAGAACAGTTTTCAGATGGAGTTGGATATAATTGGATAGATAAATTGAAAGAGGTTGCTTCTTCACAAGTAACGGATAAGCAGTTTGTACACGCAGAGACACGTTTTCCTATTAATCCTCCTATGACGAAAGAAGAGTATTATTATCGTACGGTTTTTGAAGAATTTTTCCCTTCCGAATCAGCCGCGAAAACTGTACCATCTGTTCCTTCAGTAGCTTGTAGTACACCAATTGCAATTGAGTGGGACAGTTCTTTTAAAAATATAATTGACCCTTCGGGCAGGGTAATAAAAACTGTGCATAATGAGGCTTATTGTTGA
- the gltB gene encoding glutamate synthase large subunit, with translation MKEIGLYHPDYEHDACGVGLLVDIHGNKSHDIVEKGLQILEHMLHRGAEGADCNTGDGAGITLQIPHEFILLQGVPVPEKGKYGTGLVFLPRSKSQASLCMDVLQNVVEQEGLRLLAIRDVPVNGDILGEISCSNEPTIKQIFIVGEDCPEILERKLYVARRKVENKICKSSLDDKGSFYVVSLSTQRITYKGMLSSTQLRDYFSDLTNPYFTSGLALVHSRFSTNTFPSWNLAQPFRLLGHNGEINTIRGNRYWMEARESVMRVPELGNVEDIFPVIQSEMSDSASLDNVLEFLVMSGKSFPHAWSMLIPESWNNKNPISDELKAFYEYHSIIMEPWDGPATLLFTDGRYAGGILDRNGLRPARYLITKNGIMVVASEAGVLPFEPIEIKEKGRLQPGKMLMIDTLDGKIYYDSELKAELANAHPYRDWMDRNRIILDKIYSGRTVEYGVDNLLVYLKAFGYTKEDIDKIIIPMAIEGKEPIGSMGNDVPLAVLSDKPQRLFNYFRQLFAQVTNPPIDPIREELVMSLSLYVGCQDVNILLPTPELSKMVKLQSPVIDNRDLDILMHLGYKGFRSLLLPMLFKVKGGKKEVVQSLSDALSSLCQQAEKAVDDGYHYIVLSDKEISRDRSAIPSLLAVSAVHHHLINKRKRMQIAIVVETAEAREVNHFALLCGFGATAVNPYMAFAILYEKVRTHEIQLDYHTAEKNYVKSINKGLLKVLSKMGISTLRSYRGSQIFEAVGISQKVLDSYFEGMKSRIEGIDLSDIAQDAVLFHLSAFEEKKQKMTNSKLSVVYQLDNNGFYSFRKGGECHAWNPETISKLQMATRTGDYKKFKEYTNIADNKSPRIFIRDFMTYKRNPINISEVEPVETITRRFVTGAMSFGSISKEAHESMAIALNMLNGKSNTGEGGEDPIRFKVGKDGLNRRSAIKQIASGRFGVTTEYLINADELQIKIAQGAKPGEGGQLPGFKIDKIIAKTRHSIPGITLISPPPHHDIYSIEDLAQLIFDLKNVNTHARISVKLVAEIGVGTIAAGVVKAKADSIVIAGSDGGTGASPMSSIKHAGVSWELGLSETQQTLVINNLRGFVRLQVDGQLKTGKDIIIASLLGAEEYGFATSALIVLGCVMMRKCHLNTCPVGIATQNEVLRKRFKGRYEYLIHFFTFLAEEVREHLAQMGYRSLNEIIGRSDLIELQYLNTNSKIKKLNFSKLIEFIKNGNDISCTKQQDHKIKCVLDREIISEAKQAIEKSLPVEMNMVIGNTDRAVGAMLSGEIAQRYGNAGLQDNTIIVNFKGSAGQSFGAFLVAGISFYLEGEANDYLGKGLSGGKISLVPPKTVSFLPEENIIGGNTLLYGATSGEVYINGQVGERFCVRNSGAIAVVEGVGDHCCEYMTGGRTVVLGKTGKNFAAGMSGGLAYVLDINGKFDYFCNMEMVELTLVEDKSDSLELYGLVKKHFFHTQSPFAKRILNNWEGYLKHFIKITPIEYKKVLQEEKMEAIRKRIELVESDY, from the coding sequence ATGAAAGAAATTGGTTTATATCATCCAGATTATGAACATGATGCGTGTGGTGTTGGATTATTGGTTGATATTCATGGTAACAAATCTCATGATATTGTTGAGAAGGGGTTACAGATATTAGAACATATGCTTCATCGGGGTGCAGAAGGTGCTGACTGTAATACTGGTGATGGGGCAGGAATAACTTTGCAAATTCCACATGAATTTATTTTACTTCAGGGAGTTCCAGTCCCTGAGAAAGGGAAATATGGTACGGGATTAGTATTCCTCCCTAGGAGTAAGAGTCAGGCTTCTCTTTGTATGGATGTATTGCAAAATGTTGTAGAGCAGGAAGGTCTAAGGTTACTTGCTATACGTGATGTTCCTGTTAATGGTGATATTTTGGGAGAAATTTCCTGTTCTAATGAACCAACTATCAAACAAATTTTTATTGTTGGTGAAGATTGTCCAGAAATATTGGAAAGGAAATTATATGTTGCTCGTCGAAAAGTAGAAAATAAGATTTGTAAATCTTCCTTGGACGATAAGGGAAGTTTTTATGTTGTAAGTCTTTCCACTCAACGTATTACATATAAGGGGATGCTTTCTTCTACTCAGTTGAGAGACTACTTTTCGGATTTAACTAATCCATATTTTACGAGTGGGTTGGCATTAGTACATTCGCGTTTTAGTACGAATACTTTTCCTAGTTGGAATTTAGCACAGCCTTTTCGTTTATTAGGTCATAATGGTGAAATTAATACTATTCGTGGTAATCGTTATTGGATGGAGGCTCGGGAAAGTGTAATGCGGGTTCCCGAATTGGGAAATGTAGAAGATATTTTTCCGGTGATTCAATCTGAAATGTCGGATAGTGCTTCATTGGATAATGTACTTGAGTTCTTAGTAATGTCTGGAAAATCTTTTCCACATGCTTGGTCTATGTTAATCCCTGAAAGTTGGAATAATAAAAATCCAATTTCCGATGAATTGAAGGCATTCTATGAATATCATAGTATCATTATGGAGCCATGGGATGGCCCTGCAACACTATTGTTCACTGACGGACGCTATGCGGGAGGGATATTGGATAGAAATGGACTTCGTCCAGCTCGTTATTTGATTACTAAAAATGGGATTATGGTTGTAGCTTCTGAGGCGGGGGTATTGCCCTTCGAGCCGATTGAGATTAAAGAAAAAGGCCGTTTGCAGCCGGGTAAAATGTTGATGATAGATACGCTTGATGGTAAGATTTATTATGATTCTGAATTAAAAGCAGAATTGGCAAATGCACATCCATATAGGGACTGGATGGATAGAAATCGCATTATACTAGATAAAATATATTCGGGGAGGACAGTTGAATATGGAGTTGATAATTTATTAGTGTATCTAAAAGCCTTTGGTTATACAAAAGAGGATATAGATAAAATTATTATTCCGATGGCAATTGAAGGAAAAGAACCCATTGGTTCGATGGGCAATGATGTCCCATTGGCAGTGTTGTCTGATAAGCCGCAACGCTTATTTAACTATTTTCGTCAATTGTTTGCTCAAGTAACTAATCCTCCTATTGACCCTATTCGGGAGGAGTTGGTAATGTCCTTGTCTTTATATGTAGGTTGCCAGGATGTAAATATTTTATTGCCAACTCCAGAACTGAGTAAAATGGTGAAATTACAAAGTCCGGTGATCGATAATCGAGATTTAGATATTTTGATGCATTTGGGTTATAAGGGGTTTAGATCCTTGTTACTTCCAATGTTATTCAAAGTAAAAGGAGGCAAAAAAGAAGTTGTGCAGTCATTATCTGATGCGTTGAGTAGTCTTTGTCAACAAGCTGAAAAAGCAGTAGACGACGGTTATCATTATATCGTTTTGAGTGATAAAGAAATTAGTAGAGACAGATCAGCTATTCCTTCTTTGTTAGCGGTTTCTGCAGTTCACCATCATTTAATTAACAAACGTAAACGAATGCAAATTGCTATTGTAGTGGAAACTGCAGAAGCTCGAGAAGTGAATCATTTTGCCTTGCTGTGTGGGTTTGGAGCTACTGCTGTTAATCCTTATATGGCATTTGCTATTTTGTATGAAAAGGTAAGGACTCATGAAATCCAATTGGATTATCATACGGCAGAGAAAAATTATGTTAAATCTATCAATAAAGGGTTGTTGAAAGTGCTCTCCAAGATGGGTATTTCTACTTTGCGTTCGTACCGGGGGTCGCAGATTTTTGAAGCTGTTGGGATTAGTCAAAAAGTATTGGATTCTTATTTTGAGGGTATGAAATCGCGAATAGAAGGAATAGATTTGTCTGATATTGCTCAAGATGCTGTGTTGTTTCATTTGAGTGCTTTTGAAGAAAAAAAGCAAAAGATGACAAATTCGAAATTGTCTGTTGTTTATCAATTGGATAATAATGGTTTTTATTCATTTCGGAAAGGAGGAGAATGTCATGCGTGGAATCCAGAAACTATTTCTAAACTGCAAATGGCTACTCGTACAGGGGACTACAAAAAATTTAAGGAATATACAAATATTGCAGACAATAAGTCTCCTCGGATATTTATCCGTGATTTTATGACTTATAAACGAAATCCAATAAATATTTCTGAAGTTGAACCAGTGGAAACTATTACGAGGCGATTTGTTACGGGGGCAATGTCATTCGGTTCTATTAGTAAGGAAGCCCATGAATCCATGGCTATTGCCTTGAATATGTTGAATGGAAAGAGCAATACTGGTGAGGGTGGAGAAGATCCTATTCGTTTCAAGGTTGGGAAAGATGGATTGAATCGTCGTTCAGCGATTAAGCAGATAGCATCGGGGCGTTTTGGTGTTACAACTGAATATTTGATTAATGCTGATGAATTGCAAATTAAGATTGCACAGGGGGCGAAACCGGGGGAGGGAGGACAACTCCCTGGTTTTAAAATAGATAAAATCATAGCTAAAACTCGTCATTCTATACCAGGTATTACATTGATTTCACCACCCCCTCATCACGACATTTATTCTATTGAAGATTTGGCGCAATTGATTTTTGATCTGAAAAATGTTAATACTCATGCTCGTATTTCTGTAAAACTAGTAGCAGAAATTGGAGTGGGGACTATTGCTGCTGGTGTAGTAAAGGCTAAGGCTGATTCAATTGTTATTGCTGGTTCGGATGGAGGAACTGGTGCGAGTCCGATGAGTTCTATTAAGCATGCTGGTGTTTCGTGGGAATTGGGTTTGTCGGAAACACAACAAACATTGGTTATTAATAATCTTCGTGGTTTTGTTCGTTTGCAGGTAGATGGTCAGTTGAAAACAGGTAAAGACATCATCATTGCATCTCTTTTGGGTGCTGAAGAGTACGGTTTTGCTACTAGTGCTTTGATTGTTTTAGGATGCGTAATGATGCGTAAATGTCATTTGAACACTTGTCCGGTTGGGATTGCTACACAAAACGAAGTGTTGCGAAAACGGTTTAAAGGTAGATATGAATATTTAATTCATTTTTTTACTTTTTTGGCAGAGGAGGTTAGAGAACATTTGGCTCAGATGGGTTATCGTAGTTTAAATGAAATTATTGGGCGTTCAGACTTGATCGAACTTCAATACTTAAATACAAATTCAAAAATAAAGAAATTAAATTTTTCTAAACTAATAGAGTTTATTAAAAATGGTAATGATATTAGTTGTACTAAACAACAAGATCATAAGATTAAATGTGTATTAGATAGAGAAATTATTAGCGAGGCCAAACAAGCAATTGAAAAATCGCTTCCAGTTGAAATGAATATGGTTATTGGAAATACTGATCGTGCCGTTGGTGCTATGCTTTCGGGTGAAATAGCCCAAAGATATGGGAATGCTGGCTTACAGGACAATACTATTATAGTTAATTTTAAGGGTTCAGCGGGACAAAGTTTTGGGGCGTTTCTTGTAGCTGGAATATCATTCTATTTGGAAGGTGAAGCGAATGATTATTTGGGCAAGGGATTGTCTGGTGGTAAAATTTCTTTAGTTCCACCTAAAACTGTTTCTTTCCTTCCAGAGGAAAATATTATTGGAGGGAATACTTTGTTATATGGAGCTACGTCTGGTGAAGTATACATCAACGGGCAAGTAGGTGAGCGTTTTTGTGTAAGAAATTCTGGAGCTATTGCTGTAGTGGAGGGTGTAGGGGATCATTGTTGCGAGTATATGACAGGTGGTAGGACAGTTGTATTAGGCAAAACAGGGAAAAATTTTGCTGCTGGTATGAGTGGTGGTTTAGCTTATGTATTGGATATAAACGGCAAATTTGATTATTTTTGCAATATGGAGATGGTGGAATTAACGTTAGTAGAAGATAAATCAGATAGTCTAGAATTGTATGGATTAGTTAAAAAACATTTTTTCCATACCCAAAGTCCTTTTGCTAAGCGCATTCTTAATAATTGGGAAGGATATTTGAAACATTTTATTAAAATAACTCCAATTGAGTATAAGAAAGTATTACAAGAAGAAAAAATGGAGGCAATAAGAAAAAGAATAGAGCTGGTAGAATCAGACTACTAA
- a CDS encoding cation:proton antiporter, translated as MPELHPLITDLAFILAITSIFSLLFKWLNQPVVLAYITVGIILSLFIHNKQEMYTHIKVWADIGIIFLLFGLGLEFSFKKLKKVGLSASVASVTIVISMMGLGYLAGSCFGWSHITSLFLGAMLCMSSTMIIIKIFDDYHLNKKKFTEIVWGILVIEDLIAIVLMVLFSTIAISRKFEGQELILGLTKLSTFLLFWFVLGIYFIPLTLQKTKRFLNDEVLLILAVALCLGMVFLATKAGYSSALGAFVMGSILAETIEGERIERILLPIKNFFGVLFFVSVGMLVNINTFTGIHNITSIGIVSLIVIMGQILFATIGTLLSGQNLKTAVFTGFSLAQIGEFSYIIGSLGLSLGVIEQSLYQVVVATSIVTIFVTPFTMKLAPITYNFLKEKLPPKWVHHFNKNLFDSSLIKDENLWRKLLNNMAMTTGIYFFLAFTIVFFLLKYGNLIIQNYLPGFKGNLLCSSLAILLISPFLWMIIFRDRNSPEFIQLWNENEENKIRLTFTTALQIIICMGLIMCILIRLLKLHSINAFIITLAILTTFLTSKKLQKHSNTLERRFIDNLNAKEKYKESKTIAISKDFTNNLMEQDLHLSDFKVEYNYSVVGKTLKELNFRQHFGVNVVIILRGNQKINIPRGQERLYPKDHLIVFGTDKQMEVFQTKLEEESTQMYPQYDNEEKLNTDIVLQQFEVRSDSQLIGQTILSSQIQEKYHCLLVGIERNNTSTLKLDLTIPFEKGDILWIAGEHNGIKKLKNL; from the coding sequence ATGCCAGAGTTGCATCCTCTTATTACAGATTTAGCATTTATTCTCGCAATTACAAGTATCTTTTCTTTGCTCTTCAAATGGCTGAACCAACCTGTTGTGCTAGCTTATATAACTGTGGGTATCATTTTATCACTGTTTATTCACAATAAGCAGGAAATGTATACCCATATTAAAGTATGGGCAGATATTGGTATTATTTTCCTTTTATTTGGATTAGGACTAGAATTCAGTTTCAAAAAATTGAAAAAAGTTGGACTAAGTGCTAGTGTTGCATCTGTTACCATTGTAATATCAATGATGGGATTAGGCTATCTGGCTGGATCGTGTTTCGGTTGGTCCCATATAACAAGCCTATTCCTTGGTGCTATGCTTTGTATGTCATCTACAATGATAATCATTAAAATATTTGATGATTATCACCTTAACAAAAAGAAGTTTACAGAAATCGTCTGGGGTATTTTAGTAATAGAGGATTTGATAGCTATTGTATTAATGGTTTTGTTTTCTACCATTGCAATTAGTCGAAAATTTGAAGGGCAAGAATTAATACTTGGCTTAACTAAGCTAAGTACATTTTTGTTATTTTGGTTCGTATTAGGTATTTATTTTATTCCATTGACATTACAAAAAACTAAACGTTTTCTCAATGATGAAGTATTATTAATACTTGCTGTAGCTCTTTGTTTGGGAATGGTCTTTCTTGCCACTAAAGCTGGATATTCATCGGCCTTAGGAGCATTTGTCATGGGTTCTATTCTCGCTGAAACGATCGAAGGAGAACGTATAGAACGTATATTATTGCCAATCAAAAATTTTTTTGGAGTGTTATTTTTCGTCTCAGTAGGTATGCTTGTTAACATAAATACATTTACGGGAATACATAACATTACATCGATAGGAATTGTTAGTTTAATTGTTATTATGGGACAAATATTGTTCGCAACAATAGGGACTCTCCTATCCGGTCAAAATTTAAAGACAGCAGTATTTACAGGTTTTTCTTTAGCTCAAATCGGTGAATTTTCCTATATCATAGGATCTTTAGGACTTAGTTTGGGTGTTATTGAACAGTCTCTTTATCAAGTAGTCGTAGCTACTTCTATTGTGACAATTTTTGTTACACCTTTCACAATGAAATTAGCACCTATTACTTACAATTTTCTAAAAGAAAAGTTACCCCCTAAATGGGTACATCATTTCAATAAAAATTTATTTGACAGTAGTCTAATCAAAGACGAAAATTTATGGCGAAAACTATTAAACAATATGGCAATGACGACAGGGATATATTTCTTTCTTGCTTTTACCATTGTTTTTTTTTTATTGAAATATGGAAATTTAATTATTCAAAATTACTTACCTGGATTTAAAGGAAACCTTCTTTGTAGTAGTCTTGCTATCCTTCTTATTTCTCCTTTTTTGTGGATGATTATTTTTCGAGATAGAAATTCTCCAGAATTTATACAACTTTGGAATGAAAACGAAGAAAATAAAATAAGATTAACTTTCACTACTGCACTCCAAATCATCATTTGTATGGGTTTAATCATGTGTATTTTGATACGACTTCTAAAGTTACATTCTATAAATGCTTTTATAATAACATTAGCTATACTAACAACATTTTTAACCTCAAAAAAACTCCAGAAACATTCCAATACACTTGAGCGTCGCTTTATAGATAATTTAAATGCCAAAGAGAAATATAAAGAATCAAAAACAATAGCTATCAGTAAAGATTTCACAAACAATCTAATGGAACAAGACCTACACTTATCTGATTTCAAAGTAGAATACAACTATTCCGTTGTTGGAAAAACCCTAAAAGAACTAAATTTTCGACAACATTTTGGTGTTAATGTAGTAATTATTCTTCGTGGAAATCAAAAAATCAATATCCCTCGCGGACAAGAACGTCTTTATCCCAAAGACCATTTGATTGTTTTTGGCACAGATAAACAAATGGAAGTATTCCAAACAAAATTAGAAGAAGAAAGTACCCAAATGTACCCTCAATATGATAACGAAGAAAAACTAAACACTGATATTGTTTTACAACAATTTGAAGTTCGTTCCGATTCACAATTAATTGGACAAACCATTCTTTCTTCACAAATACAAGAAAAATACCATTGCCTTTTAGTTGGAATTGAACGAAACAATACCTCCACTCTTAAACTTGACCTAACTATTCCTTTTGAAAAAGGAGACATACTTTGGATAGCTGGAGAACATAATGGCATAAAGAAGTTAAAAAACTTATGA